A region from the Pelobates fuscus isolate aPelFus1 chromosome 1, aPelFus1.pri, whole genome shotgun sequence genome encodes:
- the LOC134600916 gene encoding RNA-binding protein 25-like: RENESESERERERTRARANESERERERTRANESERERTRERERERTRARENESERERERERARTSERERARTSENERERARTSENERERARTSERASTKNENERERRERERERERTRARENESER, encoded by the exons agagagaacgagagcgagAGCGAACGAGAGCGAGAGCGAACGAGAGCGAGAGCGAACGAGAGCGAACGAGAGCGAGAGCGAACGAGAGCGAACGAGAGCGAACGAGAGCGAACGAGA gaacgagagcgagagagaacgagagcgagagagaacgagagcgagagagaacgagag AGAGAACGAGCGAGAACGAGCGAGCGAGAACGAGCGAGAACGAGCGAGAACGAGCGAGAACGAGCGAGAACGAGCGAGAACGAGCGAGAACGAGCGAGAACGAGCGAGCGAGCGAGCACGA agaacgagaacgagagagaacga agagaacgagagcgagagcgagagagaacgagagcgagagagaacgagagcgagaga